Below is a window of Leucobacter sp. Psy1 DNA.
CCGGCTTGCCGTGATTCGTGATCGTGAAGCTTTCGCCGCCCTGGGCGCGCGCGAGGATGTCACTGCTGTGGTTCCGGAGCTCCCGGTGGGCGATCGTCTGCATGTCGCAATCGTAGCAATTTCAGCCGGCACCCGGATGATCAGGCGTGTGTGAGCGCCCGGTACCGCCGGTTTCGGATGCCGAGTAGCACCGACGCCAGCAGTGCGGCGATCAGGGATGCCGAGAGGATCGCGACCTTCGCGTAGTCATGAGCGGGCGATCCCGGCTCGAAGCTCAGCTCCGCGACGAGCAACGACACCGTGAAGCCAATACCCGCGAGCAGGCCGATCCCGATCATGTCGATCCAGCGCATGCTCGGGTCGAGCGGTGTGCGCAATACCTTGGTCATCACCCAGGTCGTGGTGACGATGCCGAGCGGTTTGCCGAGGACGAGCGCGGCGATGATCGCGAACGTCAGCGGATGCGTCAACGCTTCTGCGACCCCTTCGGCGCCGCCAACTGAGACTCCAGCCGCGAAGAATGCGAACACGGGCACCGCGAATCCGGCCGAAAGCGGGCGGAAGCGGTGCTCGAACTCCTCCGAGAGCCCGGGCTGGTGGCGATCGGAGACACGATTTGCGCGATGATGCAGCACGGGAATCGTGAACCCGAGCAGCACTCCTGCGATCGTCGCGTGAATACCGGAGGCGTGCATGAGAGCCCACGCGACGGCGCCGATCGGCAGCAGGATCAGCCATGCGGTGAGTGGCCGCAGCCCGAGGAACTTTCGGTAGCGCTGCGCGATGACACCGTAAACCGCGATCGTGACGAACGCGAGCACCAGCGGCACCACTGCGATGTGGTCCGTGTAGAAGACGGCGATGATGCTGATCGCGATGAGATCGTCGACGACAGCCAGCGTGAGCAGGAAGATCCTGAGCGCCGGAGGCAGGTGGGAACCGACGATCGCGAGCACCGCGACGGCGAACGCGATATCCGTGGCGGTCGGGATCGCCCACCCCTGCAGCAGTTCGGAATGCTGGCGCAGCAGCACCACGAAAATGACGGCCGGCACGATGACGCCACCCGTTGCCGCGGCGATCGGCATGACCGCGGTGCGGAATCGACGCAGATCGCCGGTAACGAACTCGCGTTTGAGTTCCAACCCGACGAGGAAGAAGAAGATCGCGAGCAAACCGTCCGCGGCCCACGCGCCCAGACTCAAGCGGAGGTGCCACGGTTCGTAGCCGAGCTCGAAGTCTCGGAGCGCGAAATACGAACCCGCGGCCGGCGAATTCGCCCAGACGAGGGCGACCACGGCCGCTGCGGCGAGGATCAACCCGCCGACGGCTTCATTGCGGAGCACCATGGCGAAGGTTCGCCGATTACCGGTTTCGACGTGTTCAGAGGCGGAAGTCATGGGTCTGTCCTTCGATCGTGCTCTGGACGCAGCTCCGAGGCAGATGAGTGCGCCGCGACCGAAGCCGAGCCTACCAATCTCTGGGGCGGCTGAAGACTCGCGGTGCCGTTTCGCGAGCGTCAGACTCCGGTGGGGAGAGACTCCTCGAGAGGGATACCGCCGATCGTGATCACGCGCCAGTCACCGTCGTGCTCGAAGAGCGAGATCGACGTATTCGCCAGCCGGGGCACGCGCAGATACGGGGTCCCCGTCAAGCGTGAGACGGTGCCGCGGATGAGCGATCCGTGGGAGACGGCGAGGATGCGGGTATCCGACGGGTGCTCGTTCGCAATCTCGTCGAGGGTCCGCAGTCCGCGAGCCCCCAGCTCCTCGTCGTGCTCGCCGCCGGGGAAGTCCCGGTTCGGCCAGCGGCCGTAGAACTCGGAGACGAGCATGCCCTCACCCTCGCCGAAGTTCTGCTCGACCAGGCCGTCGACTGTGCCGCCGAAGGGCACCGCGATCGCGGCCGCGATGATCTCGGCGGTCTCCCTGGCCCGCTGCAGCGGCGAGCTGAGCACCACGTCCCAGTGCGCGCCCTCGGCGCGGATCAGTTCGCCCGCCGCCCGCGCCTGCTCGCGCCCCGTCTCGTTCAGCGGGATGTCGGTGCGCCCCTGCACGCGCTCGTCGAGATTCCAGTCCGTTTGCCCGTGGCGGATCAGCGCGAGTTCCATGCCTCCCAGCCTAATTGACGTGTCCTGTGCCGGCGATCCTTGCGCTCCCTGCGCACTACTTGTGCCACTTCGCGCGGGGCGCGCGCCACTCGCGCAGACCGCCGAAGAGCGCCTCCGGGGTGTCTGCGATGACGATGCGCTCGCGGAACGTCTGCGCCATGAAGCCCTGCTCGACCATGTCGTCGAGCATGCGCAGCTGCGCATCCCAGAACCCTCCGGCGTTGTACAGCGCGACCGGCCGATTGTGCATGCCGAGCTGCATCCAGGTGAGCGCCTCGAAGAACTCCTCGAGCGTGCCGGGACCACCCGGCAGCGCGACGAACGCATCGCCGAGCGCGGCCATCCGGTACTTCCGCTCGTGCATGTTCGCGACGACTTCAATGCGGTCGATGTCGGAGTGCGCGAGCTCGCGATCGACGAGCGACTGCGGGATCACGCCCACCACTTCGCTCCCCGCCTGCCTGGCCGCGTCGGCTACGACACCCATCAGCCCGACGTGGCCTCCGCCGTAGACCAGGCCGATGCCGTGCCCCGCCATGGCGGTGCCGAACTCCGCGGCGACCTCCGCGAAGTGTGGCGACGCGCCCGCCGAGGAGCCGGTGAAGACGGTGATGCGCTGGGGGAGCGCCCCCTCTGCATCACGGCGCAAGAGTTCGGGGTAGACGTGCTTCGTATTGAGCGGCGCCTGAGGGAAGGATCCGGCGATGCTGCGCGGATCCACCCACTCGAGGTGGTCGATCTCGGCGAGCGGATTCGCCACCGACACGTAGGGGTGCTCGAACACGTGGGCGACCAGGCGGTGATCCGGCTCGTTCGCCGCGTCGGTGACGAAGGTGCCGATCCCGCGCAACTGCAGCGGATCGAGCGCGATGCCCAGTTCCTCCTGGAACTCGCGGATCGCCGTGCCGCGGGGATCCTCACCCGCTTCGGGCTTGCCTCCTGGCAGCATGAGCGCGTGCGTACCGCGCTTCCGAACATTGAGCACGCGCCCTGCGCCGTCGCGCACGACGACGGCGCTCACCTCGATTGTTGCCTGACTCATGCTTCAACGCTACCGCTGCCCTCCCGCTATCTTCCCGCTCGGTTGAGTGTTCAGCAACGCATGGAATCAGCGCGAGATAGCATGCGCTTCCGTACACCGAGCGGCCGAACCCCCAGTGGAGATCCCGCTCCGAGTGGCCGAGCCCCCCGGTGGTGCCCGCTCCGAGCGTGGGTTAGACTCGGCACCACATGTGAATATCGGCTACCAAGCTGTGGCGGGAGAGTTCGAAGCTCCGTCTTCGGCGCCGTAGGAGCAAACCCTCCCCGGGAATCTCTCAGGCACCCGTACCGTTGCAGCGCAGCCACTCTGAAAAGCAGCGCGTGAGCGCTCACCGACGGTGCAAACGCACCGGGCTTCGGCTCGGTGCCGGAATCTCTCAGGTCCCATCACAGAGCGGGGAGGATCCAGACCGTCCGCCGGTTCGCCGGTGGCACCATCAAGGAGATCCTCGTGAGTATCACCCCGAAGACCACCACATTCACCGACCGCCACATCGGCGTCACGACGCCCGAAGATCTCGAGCGCATGCTCGGAGAGCTCGGGTACGACGATCTCGACGCTCTGGTGGACGCGGCTGTGCCGACCGACATCCGGCTCGACACCTCGCTCGACCTTCCCGGAGCGCTCTCCGAGCAGGGCGTGCTCGAGGAGCTCCGTGAGCTCGCAGACCAGAACGTGCTCAAGACTCAGATGATCGGGCAGGGGTTCTCCGACACCATCACTCCGCCGATCATCCTGCGCAAGGTGCTCGAGAACCCGGCCTGGTACACGGCTTACACGCCGTATCAGCCCGAGATCTCGCAGGGCCGGCTCGAGGCGCTCTTGAACTTCCAGACGATGGTGTCCGATCTGACGGCGCTGCCGATCGCCAACGCCTCGCTGCTCGATGAGTCGTCCGCAGCTGCCGAGGCGGTGCTCCTCATGCGCCGCGGCAACAAGAAGAAGGGCGACGCGAAGACGGTCGTCGATCGGAATCTCTTCCCGCAGACGATCGCGGTCATCCGTGGGCGCGCTGAGGCGCTCGGCTTCGAGGTCGAGGTCGCCGACCTCAGCGCTGGGCTCCCGGATGGCGACATCTCGGGCATCGTGCTGCAGCAGCCTGGCAATGACGGCCTGGTCGCTGATCACTCGGGGGTCATCGCCGCGGCGAAGGAGCGCGGTGCGCTCGTCACCGTCGTCGCCGACCTGCTGTCACTGACCCTCATCACGCCTCCTGGCGAGCAGGGCGCGGATATCGCGGTCGGCAGCTCGCAGCGCTTCGGGGTGCCGCTCTTCTTCGGTGGGCCGCACGCCGCGTTCATGGCCGTGCGCAAGGGGCTCGAGCGCTCGCTGCCCGGCCGTCTCGTGGGCGTCTCCTCCGACGACGCCGGCACCCCCGCGTACCGGCTGGCGCTGCAGACCCGTGAGCAGCACATCCGCCGCGAGAAGGCGACGAGCAACATCTGCACGGCGCAGGCGCTCCTCGCGATCACGGCGTCGATGTACGCCGTCTACCACGGTCCGAGTGGTCTTCGCGCGATCGCTGAGCGCACGCACGCCCACGCGCGCACCATCGCTTCGGCCTTGGAGGCCGTCGGCGAGTCCGTGCGTCACACCTCGTTCTTCGACACCGTCGTGGTTGCGGTGCCCGGCCGCGCCGACGAGGTCCTCGCACGCGCGGAGGAGGCGGGCATCAACTTCCGCCGCATCGATGCCGACACCGTCGGCATCTCCACGGACGAGAAGACGACCGACGCTGTCGTCGCCGCCGTGGTTGGGGTCTTCGGGGCTGGCGATCCGGATCCCGTCGCGCCTGGCGACTTCGCCTTCGACGAGGCGCTTACCCGTGAGAGCGACTACCTGACGCACCCGATCTTCAACTCGATCCGCAGCGAGACGCAGATGCTCCGGTACCTGCGTCGCATGTCGGGCCGCGATCTCGCGCTCGACCGCACCATGATCCCGCTCGGGTCGTGCACCATGAAGCTGAACTCGACGGCCGAGATGGAGTCGATCTCGTGGCCCGAGTTCGCGGGAATCCACCCGTACGTGCCCGAGCACCAGAGCCGCGGGTGGCGGACACTGATCGCCGACCTGGAGGCGCGTCTCGTCGAGATCACCGGCTACGCGGGCATCTCGCTCCAGCCGAACGCCGGCTCGCAGGGCGAGTACGCGGGGCTGCTCGCGATCCGCGGGTACCACGAGGCGAATGGCGACACCGATCGCGACATCTGCCTCATTCCCGCTTCGGCGCACGGCACCAACGCGGCCTCGGCCGTGCTGGCAGGCATGCGCGTCGTCGTCGTGTCGAACGCCGATGACGGCACCATCGATCTCGCCGACCTGGACGCGAAGATCGAGGCGAACTCCGGCAGGATCGCCGCGATCATGATCACCTACCCCTCCACGTACGGGCTGTATGACGCCGACGTCCGCGAGGTGTGTGACCGGGTGCACGCCGCCGGCGGGCAGGTCTACATCGACGGCGCGAACATGAACGCGCTGGTCGGTCTCGCGAAGCCGGGTGAGTTCGGCGGCGACGTGTCGCACCTGAACCTACATAAGACGTTCGCCATTCCGCACGGAGGCGGCGGCCCGGGTGTCGGTCCCGTGGCGGTCGCGGAGCACCTGCTGCCGTTCCTTCCGGGCGACCCGGTGACCGCGGCCGATGCTGGCACATACACCGCACGCGACGGCGTGCCGGTGGTGTCGACGCTGTTCGGGTCGGCCGGCGTGCTCCCCATTTCCTGGGCGTACATCGCGATGCTCGGTGCCGACGGGCTGACGCAGGCGACGAAGACCGCACTGCTCAGCGCCAACTACCTCGCGGTGCGCCTGCGGGATCACTTCCCGATCCTCTTCACGGGTCGCGGAGGTCTCGTCGCGCACGAGTGCATCCTCGACCTCCGCGAGCTGACGCAGCGCACCGGCGTCACTGCTGAAGATGTGGCGAAGCGACTCATCGACTTCGGATTCCACGCCCCGACCCTCGCCTTCCCCGTCGCGGGCACGCTGATGGTCGAGCCGACCGAGTCCGAGGATCTCGGCGAGCTCGAGCGCTTCGTCGAGGCGATGGTCGCGATCCGTGCTGAGATCGAGCAGGTCGCGTCGGGCGACTTCGCCCTCGAGGCGTCGCCGCTGCGGCTCGCACCGCACACCGCGGCCGCGGTCGTATCGAGCGATTGGGACCGTCCGTACTCGGTGGA
It encodes the following:
- the nhaA gene encoding Na+/H+ antiporter NhaA codes for the protein MTSASEHVETGNRRTFAMVLRNEAVGGLILAAAAVVALVWANSPAAGSYFALRDFELGYEPWHLRLSLGAWAADGLLAIFFFLVGLELKREFVTGDLRRFRTAVMPIAAATGGVIVPAVIFVVLLRQHSELLQGWAIPTATDIAFAVAVLAIVGSHLPPALRIFLLTLAVVDDLIAISIIAVFYTDHIAVVPLVLAFVTIAVYGVIAQRYRKFLGLRPLTAWLILLPIGAVAWALMHASGIHATIAGVLLGFTIPVLHHRANRVSDRHQPGLSEEFEHRFRPLSAGFAVPVFAFFAAGVSVGGAEGVAEALTHPLTFAIIAALVLGKPLGIVTTTWVMTKVLRTPLDPSMRWIDMIGIGLLAGIGFTVSLLVAELSFEPGSPAHDYAKVAILSASLIAALLASVLLGIRNRRYRALTHA
- a CDS encoding histidine phosphatase family protein — its product is MELALIRHGQTDWNLDERVQGRTDIPLNETGREQARAAGELIRAEGAHWDVVLSSPLQRARETAEIIAAAIAVPFGGTVDGLVEQNFGEGEGMLVSEFYGRWPNRDFPGGEHDEELGARGLRTLDEIANEHPSDTRILAVSHGSLIRGTVSRLTGTPYLRVPRLANTSISLFEHDGDWRVITIGGIPLEESLPTGV
- a CDS encoding TIGR00730 family Rossman fold protein, with the protein product MSQATIEVSAVVVRDGAGRVLNVRKRGTHALMLPGGKPEAGEDPRGTAIREFQEELGIALDPLQLRGIGTFVTDAANEPDHRLVAHVFEHPYVSVANPLAEIDHLEWVDPRSIAGSFPQAPLNTKHVYPELLRRDAEGALPQRITVFTGSSAGASPHFAEVAAEFGTAMAGHGIGLVYGGGHVGLMGVVADAARQAGSEVVGVIPQSLVDRELAHSDIDRIEVVANMHERKYRMAALGDAFVALPGGPGTLEEFFEALTWMQLGMHNRPVALYNAGGFWDAQLRMLDDMVEQGFMAQTFRERIVIADTPEALFGGLREWRAPRAKWHK
- the gcvP gene encoding aminomethyl-transferring glycine dehydrogenase, whose product is MSITPKTTTFTDRHIGVTTPEDLERMLGELGYDDLDALVDAAVPTDIRLDTSLDLPGALSEQGVLEELRELADQNVLKTQMIGQGFSDTITPPIILRKVLENPAWYTAYTPYQPEISQGRLEALLNFQTMVSDLTALPIANASLLDESSAAAEAVLLMRRGNKKKGDAKTVVDRNLFPQTIAVIRGRAEALGFEVEVADLSAGLPDGDISGIVLQQPGNDGLVADHSGVIAAAKERGALVTVVADLLSLTLITPPGEQGADIAVGSSQRFGVPLFFGGPHAAFMAVRKGLERSLPGRLVGVSSDDAGTPAYRLALQTREQHIRREKATSNICTAQALLAITASMYAVYHGPSGLRAIAERTHAHARTIASALEAVGESVRHTSFFDTVVVAVPGRADEVLARAEEAGINFRRIDADTVGISTDEKTTDAVVAAVVGVFGAGDPDPVAPGDFAFDEALTRESDYLTHPIFNSIRSETQMLRYLRRMSGRDLALDRTMIPLGSCTMKLNSTAEMESISWPEFAGIHPYVPEHQSRGWRTLIADLEARLVEITGYAGISLQPNAGSQGEYAGLLAIRGYHEANGDTDRDICLIPASAHGTNAASAVLAGMRVVVVSNADDGTIDLADLDAKIEANSGRIAAIMITYPSTYGLYDADVREVCDRVHAAGGQVYIDGANMNALVGLAKPGEFGGDVSHLNLHKTFAIPHGGGGPGVGPVAVAEHLLPFLPGDPVTAADAGTYTARDGVPVVSTLFGSAGVLPISWAYIAMLGADGLTQATKTALLSANYLAVRLRDHFPILFTGRGGLVAHECILDLRELTQRTGVTAEDVAKRLIDFGFHAPTLAFPVAGTLMVEPTESEDLGELERFVEAMVAIRAEIEQVASGDFALEASPLRLAPHTAAAVVSSDWDRPYSVEQGAFPVPRLRVDKYFPPVGRIDGAAGDRNLVCSCPPPEAFDTAGDSADAAEGADR